Sequence from the Candoia aspera isolate rCanAsp1 chromosome 7, rCanAsp1.hap2, whole genome shotgun sequence genome:
aaagaaaatgaaataatttgaatAATGCTACCTCTTGGCTGTATTTCAGAGTAGTGTAACTACAGATTTCATCCCCTCCTCCTTGTTAAATTCTCTTTCTCCAGACTAGAGGGAGGAACTGGAGAATCTCCATGGGCACATGGACAACAACCATGCCTCACTTGTGGGTGCAGACTGAGGATATCTACAGTCTGTGAATGTCGGAGCCTACCTAGAATACAGACTGACATTCATAACAGGAGTTAAGCAAAGAAACGTAAAATATGACAGTAAGTTTACAAAACTCTACTAATTTGTTTGAAAGTATGCTTCATTTAgatcaatgggacttacttctgggtAAACATGCACAAGACTGTGTTGTAAGTGAAACTGTGTTGATACGATGTTTATGCCATGTGTGTTTCTGGCAtccttattaaaatatatttgtaaaattaAATTTTTCAAACTTACCTCTGAACAGGCTAAGTGCTTTATATTATTAAACCAATCGACATGAGCACGGCAGTGATCAAATGCATGGATAAGTTCATGTGCAACCACTCTGTTCATTTGAGATTGACTATGTATATTGTTTTGGCACAGAACAATCTGCAAACAAAGTTAACCAGAAAATTCCAAAGACATTTTAATAATGTCTACAAGTTGCATGCATTTTAGTTTTAGAGCTTTCACAGCATACTGTACTTTCAGGATTTTCCTGTTCTTTATGCAGCATTTTTCAACTATTCACTAGATGTGGTACGAGAACTTGGGGGAACTATTCATCTGGTTTCCCCTTTTTCCTCTTCTGGGTATGAAGAACTTCCCAGAGACTAAATacacatattaaaaaacaaacaaactaaaaactaaaaatcaGCTGATATCATTACTGTCTGCCATTTCTATCATGATCTGTACTTACCAAAAATACTGAACAAAAACTATGCAGCCCCCAGTGTCTGCTTACACACTGAGAAGCACTGTTACCAGAGTTGGTTGGGACAGCCCATCACAAGGAATATCATTGAATTTTACTGAATATTTATCACTGAGCTCTGTGTCTGTCCCCAGTTGATTCATTTCCTGCTATTGTTATCCAGAAATAACACCATCTAAACTTAATATAATGAAACTAGCTGAcaaaaagatgagaaaaaaacTACTGAGTATTTTaaccaaataggaaaaaaaaatcagaggcttTATCAGCAATACTGTATAAAATGTTACTTGAGATCGACATAAGAAATTCTAATAAACTCTAATATTCAACACTGACTACATAACTCAACTATTTTGTCTTACTAACATAGCAGAGCATAAAAAGCTGCAAAcattagaggaaaaaaatcactcttTACCTGTGATACTGAAGAATCAAATCCTCCACCAACATGTTTATCACAATTTTCACATGAAATGTGTCGGTTATTGGTGACGGTGCTAAAACAATTGAAGAGTTACACATATAACAGGAGATTTCAAAGAAATATAATACGTAGCATTCATATAACAATCTCTGGACATAAATTATCTCACCAGCCAGAATTCTTCATAGCATCAAGAAGCAGTTTAGCCTGTGGACCTAGAATAAACATTGACACAATAactcatttctaaaaaaaatctgttgctcAGAGAAAATACAGAACGCATCTTTCAATTACCACAGAAAGTGTTTACAGCATCATTAAATTTACTGAAATATCATACATCCAGAAACACTTTATAGATATCATGATCAGAGCACAAAAATGGACTTTATCAACTTAAGAGATACTATTAGTAAAATACTGAGTTTTTACTCAGATTTAAATCTCAGTAATTAAAGGGTGTTTAATAACATTTAAGTGTGCGTATGACTTCTGCAGTCCAGGAACACAGAAAGTAACTCTGTGAAATATCAAATGAATGTTCCGCTTTGataaaaactttgaaaaaaatactCTTCTGATGCAGAACACCCACTTCTAGGTACCACAGTAGAGCTATGACACCAGAGCACCCACTTTGCTGACTCTGACAATCTTCTGTGCAGGTACTGAACGAAATCAACACTTTTTTTGCTGAAGGGTATCGACTTGCCTCAATGCTTAGACTGGAACGTAGAACATCCTCCTTTTCCATAACACACTGAAACTTTATTTCTGCGTTCGGAGATAGATAGgtactgtagatatagatatttcTATAACGATATATATTTTCATGGCATTCTGGTCGGTCACAATACTGGTATTACTTAACTTTAGATGGGGCAATCTTCAAGGTCAGAATTATAACTTACTTCGCAGTAAAATTTAAGGAAAGGTGTTAAAGACCGTGTGTTTGGGTGTATatgttggggggcggggggggcgtaATGAACACCTAGAGCTATTTATCTGAGGCAGAAGGCAATGTATCATCCCTTCCTCACTGGCAAGATACATTCTCACGACCAGGCAGACGAGGGAGACTTACTGGTGTCCAGGGCAACCTTCAGCATCGACTGGCATCTATGCTGGGAGCCAAAGATTCCGGATATTATTTTTCCCTTCAACGAGGGCTTCTTCCCTTGGCCGAGAGTTCGATCGGGAAACCGGCTGTAGCCGAAGTCCTCCTCCTCTTCGCCAGAGCCGCGACTCTCCGGAGCCTGCTCAGATGTCATCGTTCATTCAAGCCCGGTCGACCGAGCAGAGATCGCCGTTCACATGGCCTCGACGGCCACCGTACCGTCCCACGAAGCCAGGCAAAGGGCATCTTCCGCTGAAACCATAGAGATACGCCGCGCGCCTTTCCCGCTGCCAATCTGGGACGACACGTGAGTTAAAGTGGGATGAGCTCCATAGGACTGTTTTATGCCTCTTTTCCAAATCATATAGACACAGATAAAACTCTCCTGCCGTGGCATCTTTCTAACTTCTGTATCTATGAAGCGGGGTAGGGGGAGTGAGATAGTCATCCGCGTGGGGGTGCGTGACTAGTCATGCGCCACAACGCGCATGCGGGTTGCGGAGGGGGCTGTCGACGCTCTTTCCCTCTGTTTCTACCAAACTCGAACCATAGGAGTTGGAAGTCTTTTCTGCTAGAGAGACTTCCTTGGCGACGCATCTCTCCTCGCTTGGCGCGCTGGGTGTTGTGGGAAAAGAAAGCGGGACGGGCCTCGGAGGGCAGCTAAAGAGCGACACGGGTTCGCAGTCGCGCAGGTTGGGGCTGCCTCGCTACTGTTGCCGCGGTGGGCGGGACTGGGGAAGAAGGCAAAAGCCCTCCGAAGTTGGGGAAGTGGCCCCTTTCTTGGGTGCTTATGAAAAGCCGGGGTCCCTTGCGGAACCGGCGCGACTTGTTTGCCGTTCTGACCCAGTCGGAGAAGTTGATGTCCTCTCTTCATTTTGGAGGCGATGCTCAGCATTCCCAAGACGTGCCATGTtgggaagagggtttttttttatttatttttgcactgTGGGAATAATACATCAGGGAGGGATCTTGCTTTCCCCAACTCCTGCATGCCCCTACACAGATCTCCTCttcttgctgtttcttttcatctttccttTGGAAAGGAAAGTCCTGCCAAATTCGTGGGTTTCATGTGGTCACAGAATATGACTTATATTTAAGAGCAAATTGAGCCTGTGGTGTTGTTCTAATTATTTTCCATTTGCGTGAAAAGCAAAAAAGTGAGTGTGTTCCacatcagtaaaaacaaaaagcGCAAGGGTACTTGTATGGGCAGCATTTGTGCTGCTCCTGGTTTGATCCCTGCCTGGGTGACTGATTGATTTCCAAGTGGACTGGAAATTTGGTCAGCTGTAGTATGACAGTTGGCAGAGGAGCTTTGCAGAGCTTTGACTAGGCCCAGTTTCTGTTGGCAGGACCTCACTTTCTAGTACCAGGGCCCTTTATAAGATGCTAGGCTGTTCTATCACAGCAGATTTTAATTGATCTAAAGGGAAAACACAACAGCAGCTGTAATTCACAGAGGATTTTGTGATTTTGAACCTGGATGATTCAGTCTGCTtgcattatttttacaaataaagtGTAAAAATAATGCAAGCAGTAATAATCACTGGTAAGCTGATTTTTCCACAGTAATTATATGTGATTTGCATAGTACTGTGCCagaaagcgtgtgtgtgtgtgtgtgtgtattaagtTAGAATTTGCTTGTGCCTGTTACAGACCTGCCTGTTTTCCAATACATCCATCAGATGACTTCACCAAATAAAGCAATTGAGTTACAGTTGCAAATACGACAAAATGCCGAGGAACTTCAAGATTTTGTGAAAGATTTAGAATGCTGGGAGAAggatattaaagaaaaagatcatGATTTAAGGCTTCAGAGTGGAATTGCAGATAAAGTAAGATCAGTGTTTTGATAATAGGATGAATAGAGACACCTTAAAATGGAAATGTGCTCTGTTAACTACATCTTCTGATTTTAAATAGAATTACAAACAAATCACTATATAATTGACTTGGGCTTCAGTTATAGCCCCTCTGTGCCAGAGACCTAGGGGCTATGGATAGACAGAATTTCTTGTTATAGGTCTAAAGAGAatctcagaaaagaaaagaaaaaacttacTTCTTTCAAACCCCTGTGGAAATAGCTACAATCCTTCCTCGCAGTCTCTGcattgaaagaaggaaaagaaatcagaCAAAATTAGGGAGGGGTGGAACAGGGGAAATTTTAGATCCTAAAGTTTGTCTCTATACCTTAGATGAGTCCttcaggtttgttgttgtttattcgtttagtcgcttccgactcttcgtgacttcatggaccagcccacgccagagcttcctgtcggtcgtcaacacccccagctcccccagggacgagtccgtcacctctagaatatccatccaacttgcccttggtcggccccttttccttttgccttccactctccctagcatcagcatcttctccagggtgtcctgtcttctcattatgtggccaaagtatttcagttttgcctttaatatccttcagGTAGTTTAGAATATTTCTACTTGTCACAGTTGAAGGGGGGGAGCTTTAAAAGTATGTGAGATGCAAAACCTTCTGTCAGGACAGTGCTCAAATTGTCAGTGTTTCAAGTCAATGAAGTAGAATTACCCTGTTAGTTTTACCATTTTGTATTAACCCATTAGTTTGGGGAGTTCTATTGAAGTGTTTGGAAGTCCTTTATTGTAGGTGGATATGATCATCCCCATGGAGAGCCAATTTTTGTTTTGGACCCTTGTCTTCTAAAAAAGCCAGCCCTGATTTTTCCCTGTTACATTGTGGTTTTATAAGTTGATGTCATATCTTAATTATCAGATGTTTTCTGAAAGTATACTGCTGTATTTTCTGTTATTAGGATTTACCCCCAATTAGGAATGAagcatacaaaaagaaaaagagcaaagttAAAACAGTCTCAAAAAAAACAacggaagaaaacaaaaagaacaagatAAAATCTTATGATTATGAAGCTTGGGGAAAGCTGGATGTGGtaggtaaaatattttttattaaatatatttatcaaaATGCAAGGCAAGATTGTAGGATTCTGTTTTGTGGATATTTATACATACCAATGTAAAATATCAGTTTTATGTTGTAAACGATGGTGACAATACTGAGGATACCAATTTTAAATGTTACAATGCTTCATTAAAACTGGtagccaaaatttaaaaaaaatacttattttataaAAAGTATAGATAACAATAATGTGCAgtgtgtattcattttgttttaatgcttAAATGTTAGTTTAAGGCTTGGGAGATAATTTTGTATCTGTTGCAAATTACTGTGATGTTCCACTGAAAAGACTATATAAATCtgacaataatataatatataataatatataatatgattttaatataaaaatactgtatgtatgaagTTTGTGATTATACTTGTTTTCTAGAAATTATGAAATTTATTTCCTCCATTAGGCAGGAGTTTGATGGAATAGTTGGAAATTGTATTGAAAGGCTTTGATTTTGCCActgatagaaatattttaatatatatcttcaGGGTTATCTTTGTATATCATATATTCACTTACGTTGCTTCCTTATTACGTTATTTACTCAttctttaaatttgttttattttgccctTACAAGTGCCTTTAAATATATCCTTTCAGGATAAGATACTTGAGGAACTTGATCAGGAAGATACAACTCATGACTCAGTGTCAGATTCTGAAGAAGATGGAATTCGTATAGATACAGAAAAAGCTCTTGCTGAGAAAGAAaaggttattttaatattttaaaagacccTCATTTTTTCTTCTAACGCTCACTAGGGAGCATGATAAATTAACCTACATAAATATGTGTATTCTCAAGCTCTATGATTGAGAAGGATTTCAAGTTTTTATGCTGTAAGGTGAATTTTTTGAAACCAAGTCTTAGTTTTCCATAATATTTTTATCCATATTGTGATTTGATTGACTGTGTCTGTGGTTATATTGAGCATCTTAAAACTTTTTCAAAATTGTAATATGTAGTTTTCTAGCTCAATTTACAGAGCACTTTTCAAGGAAAACTGTCTTTAGAAAATATTACAGTGCAATAGTCAAcatgatttaatatttttatacatCTATGTCTTGTTTCTTCTACTATGGCTTTTGTAGATCCTGAAATTTATTTACTTGAAATTATAAAAAACAATTCCTTCTTGGAACTATATAGGTGATTATCAAAAATGGTTGAGAAGTCTTTACTGCCACCTGATCTGTCTGCTAAAATAAAGTTTGAAAACTAATATGCATTCATATGCATCTTAATGTTTAAAAAAGTAAGCGTTTTTGTAAGTAAAAAGTAAGAccgtttttttccagttttctctcCAGTcctctttattttatctttaaaaaagacCCATGAGTTAGGTTACAGTGAGAAAGGTTCTTAGTGAGTGTTATTCTTTCTTTTCGAAAGAGATTGGTCtctcttttattcatttatttcattagttCAATTTATAATATTTGGATACCACTAATTGAAGATAAGAGTTCTTAAAGTGGTTCAGATGAAATGTCATAAAATTAGATTTATAGACACAAATTGCCATCTCAATTACTATAATGATGTGGGGAATataacatcatttttatttttatttaacagaaAGATTTTGTAGACCATGGAATATTGCGGCTGAATTGGACTCTTCTGTTAAATTTTAAGTATTTAATTTGACTAGCACTTGAACATAATTCTGTTGATTTGAAAAGAGGGACAAGTATTGTTTCAAAGAGATGAGAGAAGAATAAAATAAGAGTTTGCAGTATATTCATCTTAGTGCCTATTACATTTGTTTTAACAGGGCAATACTTATTTTAAACAAGGTAATTATGATGCTGCAGTAGAATGCTACACAAAAGGAATGAATGCAGATCCTTACAATCCAGCTTTGCCTACAAATAGGGCATCTGCCTTTTTTCGACTGAAAAAGTAAGAGTTTGTTGAATTCCTTCATATTTCACTTTAAATACAACCAATATGTATTAactgtaattatataattataattttattgtgaTAGGCTTACCATATCATTACCTGACAGAAAGTTTCTCTTATTGCCAGTTTCaaccttttaattaatttttttttacatttatgatGTTAATATAAAGGTAATGTACATGTTAAATTCTTTGAACGTTTAActttgaacattttaattttgaacAAGGAATAAGATCATTTTTAACTCCTCCTGTTGGAGGGCTGTGCGAAATAGAGAGCTACGTGAAGAATGCAGAATGCACTGCAaaccaaggaaaaggaaaactaaTACATTTGTTTAAAACGTATGTGCTTTAAGAGGAATCTTACTTCATTCCTAATGCATTTCTATTGCATATC
This genomic interval carries:
- the ATP23 gene encoding mitochondrial inner membrane protease ATP23 homolog, giving the protein MTSEQAPESRGSGEEEEDFGYSRFPDRTLGQGKKPSLKGKIISGIFGSQHRCQSMLKVALDTSPQAKLLLDAMKNSGCTVTNNRHISCENCDKHVGGGFDSSVSQIVLCQNNIHSQSQMNRVVAHELIHAFDHCRAHVDWFNNIKHLACSEIRASNLSGDCSLINEVMRFRFGLKQHQQTCVRMKAVRSMLAVRNITKEMAEKAVDEVFESCFNDHEPFDRVPHSKLDAKYAYRGFQNRHRYYQNL